One Leclercia sp. AS011 genomic window carries:
- the murB gene encoding UDP-N-acetylmuramate dehydrogenase, with protein sequence MNHSLKPWNTFGIDRNAQQIVRADDAQQLLAAWNHAMQHHQPVLILGEGSNVLFLEDFSGTVIVNRIRGIAVEETQECWRLHVGAGENWHDLVQFTLEHNMPGLENLALIPGCAGSSPIQNIGAYGIELKNVCEYVDCIELATGEARRLQADECRFGYRDSIFKHEYQDKYVIVAVGLRLTKNWQPVLSYGDLTRLDPATVTAKEIFAAVCQMRMSKLPDPKVNGNAGSFFKNPVITAENAQTLLAEWPNAPHYPQADGSVKLAAGWLIDQCQLKGTTCGGAAVHRQQALVLINEHNATSDDVVQLAHQVRQRVGEKFNVWLEPEVRFIGHHGEVNAVETIA encoded by the coding sequence ATGAATCACTCCCTTAAGCCCTGGAATACCTTCGGTATCGACCGAAATGCCCAACAGATCGTGCGAGCCGACGATGCACAGCAGCTGCTGGCCGCATGGAATCATGCAATGCAACACCACCAACCGGTTCTTATTCTGGGCGAGGGCAGTAACGTTCTCTTTCTGGAAGACTTTTCCGGGACGGTGATTGTGAACCGCATCCGTGGGATCGCGGTTGAGGAGACGCAAGAGTGCTGGCGTCTGCACGTAGGTGCCGGAGAAAACTGGCACGATCTGGTGCAATTTACCCTTGAACACAACATGCCGGGGCTGGAAAACCTTGCCCTGATCCCTGGCTGCGCCGGTTCATCCCCTATTCAGAATATCGGTGCCTATGGCATCGAGCTCAAGAATGTCTGTGAATATGTGGATTGTATCGAGCTGGCGACCGGTGAAGCGCGTCGTTTACAGGCTGATGAATGCCGTTTCGGCTACCGCGACAGCATTTTTAAACATGAATATCAGGACAAATATGTCATCGTCGCGGTCGGTCTACGCCTGACAAAAAACTGGCAGCCGGTCCTTTCCTACGGGGATTTAACCCGTCTGGATCCCGCGACGGTGACTGCGAAAGAGATTTTTGCGGCAGTTTGCCAGATGCGCATGAGCAAATTGCCCGATCCGAAAGTGAACGGTAACGCCGGTAGCTTCTTTAAAAACCCGGTTATCACCGCCGAAAATGCACAAACTCTGCTTGCCGAGTGGCCGAACGCGCCGCACTATCCGCAGGCGGATGGTAGCGTCAAGCTGGCTGCTGGCTGGTTGATCGATCAGTGTCAGCTTAAAGGCACGACCTGCGGTGGCGCGGCGGTACATCGCCAGCAGGCGCTGGTGCTTATCAACGAACACAATGCGACAAGCGATGACGTTGTGCAGCTGGCCCATCAGGTGCGTCAGCGCGTGGGTGAGAAGTTTAATGTCTGGCTGGAGCCGGAAGTGCGCTTTATCGGGCACCACGGCGAAGTGAACGCGGTGGAGACCATTGCATGA